The following coding sequences lie in one Vibrio sp. BS-M-Sm-2 genomic window:
- a CDS encoding TRAP transporter small permease: MEKPQMEQPNSSESALETSLFSKVGRVTDVIEESLIAFFLGAMTLLTFANVVFRYAFNDNILWALELTVFMFAWMVLVGASYGVKKHFHIGVDVIINLAPEKLSKVYALIAVTSCLAFSILLLIGSWNYWYPFATDRAWYETDDIPMPEMLQFLADWLNEGERYEKLPRFIPYMALPIGMAMLTFRFAQVAYQVVTGKLDRMIAGHEAEEELDALKADVLAGSDEDATAVLNSTPQNKANESSTKSNGKED; encoded by the coding sequence ATGGAAAAGCCTCAAATGGAACAACCAAATTCTAGCGAATCAGCATTGGAAACCTCTCTTTTTTCCAAAGTCGGAAGAGTTACGGATGTGATTGAAGAGTCATTAATCGCATTTTTTCTTGGCGCAATGACGCTACTTACTTTTGCCAATGTGGTATTTCGATACGCATTCAATGACAACATCTTATGGGCACTGGAGCTGACGGTGTTCATGTTTGCTTGGATGGTGTTAGTGGGCGCATCTTATGGCGTTAAAAAACACTTCCACATTGGTGTTGATGTCATCATCAACCTTGCCCCAGAAAAGCTAAGCAAAGTGTATGCGCTAATCGCCGTGACCAGTTGCCTAGCATTTTCAATCTTACTTCTTATCGGCTCTTGGAATTATTGGTACCCATTCGCGACCGATCGCGCATGGTATGAGACCGATGATATCCCAATGCCAGAGATGCTTCAGTTTCTTGCTGACTGGCTAAATGAAGGCGAGCGATACGAGAAACTGCCACGTTTTATTCCTTATATGGCGCTGCCGATTGGCATGGCAATGCTGACGTTCCGTTTTGCTCAAGTTGCTTACCAAGTAGTAACAGGCAAGCTTGACCGCATGATTGCAGGACACGAAGCGGAAGAAGAGTTGGATGCGTTGAAAGCGGACGTGCTAGCGGGCTCTGACGAAGATGCGACAGCGGTATTGAATTCGACTCCGCAGAACAAAGCGAATGAGTCGAGTACCAAATCTAACGGTAAGGAAGACTAA
- a CDS encoding TRAP transporter substrate-binding protein, translated as MFKPLTLLSVSALALTSFNAAANCDPGEIVIKFSHVTNTDKHPKGIAASLLEERVNTEMNGKACMQVFPNSTLYDDNKVLEALLNGDVQMAAPSLSKFEKFTKKYRIFDLPFLFEDVDAVDRFQNSESGEKLKNAMKRRGLQGLAFWHNGMKQMSANKPLINPEDAEGLKFRVQASDVLVAQFEQLGANPQKMSFKEVYGGLQTKVIDGQENTWSNIYGKKFFEVQDGVTETNHGILDYLVVTSNDFWKDLPEDVRAQLGTIVQEVSETRNAESSKVNLANKNNIIEAGGEVRTLTPEQRQAWVTALQPVWKKFEKDIGSDLIDAALASNQ; from the coding sequence ATGTTTAAGCCTCTTACCCTGTTATCTGTATCTGCTCTGGCACTCACAAGTTTTAATGCTGCTGCAAACTGTGACCCTGGTGAAATCGTGATTAAATTCAGTCACGTAACTAATACCGATAAGCACCCGAAAGGCATTGCCGCTTCTCTACTAGAAGAGCGAGTAAACACTGAAATGAATGGTAAAGCTTGTATGCAAGTTTTCCCTAACTCGACGCTTTACGATGATAATAAGGTACTGGAAGCCCTGTTAAATGGTGATGTTCAAATGGCGGCACCTTCGCTGTCTAAATTTGAGAAGTTCACTAAGAAATACCGCATTTTTGACCTTCCGTTCCTATTTGAAGATGTAGACGCCGTTGACCGTTTCCAAAACTCAGAATCTGGTGAAAAACTGAAGAATGCAATGAAGCGTCGTGGCCTACAGGGTCTAGCGTTTTGGCACAATGGCATGAAACAGATGTCGGCGAACAAACCTCTTATCAACCCTGAAGATGCGGAAGGTTTGAAATTCCGTGTGCAAGCATCAGATGTATTGGTTGCTCAGTTTGAGCAGTTAGGTGCTAACCCTCAGAAGATGTCTTTCAAAGAGGTATACGGTGGCCTACAAACTAAGGTTATCGATGGTCAAGAGAACACATGGTCAAACATCTACGGCAAGAAGTTCTTTGAAGTACAAGATGGCGTGACAGAAACCAATCACGGTATATTGGATTATCTAGTTGTAACGTCAAACGACTTTTGGAAAGACCTTCCTGAAGATGTACGCGCGCAGCTTGGCACTATCGTTCAAGAAGTCTCGGAAACGCGTAATGCGGAATCTTCAAAAGTTAACCTAGCGAACAAAAACAACATCATCGAAGCGGGTGGTGAGGTTCGTACGTTGACGCCTGAACAGCGTCAAGCTTGGGTAACGGCACTTCAACCAGTATGGAAGAAGTTTGAAAAAGACATCGGTTCAGATCTTATCGATGCAGCATTAGCTTCAAACCAATAA
- a CDS encoding thioesterase family protein, which yields MSQIYHHPVQIYYEDTDHSGVVYHPNFLKYFERAREHVLGSDKLAELWNEHGLGFAVYKANMTFQDGVEFAEICDIRTSFELDGKYKTLWRQEVWRKDATKPAVIGDIEMVCLDKDKQLQPVPAEVLKAMLGETS from the coding sequence ATGAGTCAGATCTACCATCACCCAGTACAGATTTACTACGAAGATACCGATCACTCAGGTGTGGTTTATCACCCTAACTTTCTTAAATACTTTGAGCGTGCGCGCGAGCATGTATTGGGTAGCGATAAACTGGCAGAGTTGTGGAATGAGCATGGACTGGGGTTTGCGGTGTATAAAGCCAATATGACCTTTCAAGACGGGGTCGAATTCGCAGAGATCTGCGATATCCGAACCTCTTTTGAACTCGATGGCAAATACAAAACCTTATGGCGACAAGAAGTATGGCGTAAAGATGCGACTAAACCTGCCGTGATTGGGGATATCGAGATGGTTTGCCTAGATAAAGACAAACAACTGCAACCTGTACCCGCTGAAGTATTAAAAGCGATGCTTGGCGAAACGAGTTAA
- a CDS encoding 4'-phosphopantetheinyl transferase superfamily protein codes for MENPIVDLWLCSLSDLCDDIDIKSHLKETLTADEIEKVERYRVPSSQVQAMYVRNYLRGVLSCYSDLTPKAWRFEYGEKGKPSLIADQQIQTGLNFNISHSKEHLLIAVCQREGKPVQLGVDIEHARSSTNIDSIMKHYFSDKELADLLELSKENKRERFFDLWALKESYIKATGRGLATSLRSFSFDFSNLTQQTLPVYSSGLRPELCGEIIVHNGVGLDAAEQGDASAHWQCSLGRLDNQFRFAVTLGGATLPMQLEMKCFPKSKLLG; via the coding sequence ATGGAAAACCCAATCGTCGATTTATGGTTATGTTCTTTGAGTGATTTGTGTGACGATATCGATATCAAATCACACCTCAAAGAGACACTCACGGCCGATGAAATTGAGAAAGTTGAACGCTATAGAGTGCCCTCGTCTCAAGTTCAAGCCATGTATGTTCGCAACTACTTGAGAGGAGTACTGTCTTGTTATTCGGATTTAACGCCTAAAGCATGGCGGTTTGAATATGGTGAGAAAGGAAAGCCAAGCCTGATTGCGGATCAACAGATTCAAACCGGACTGAATTTCAATATCAGTCATAGCAAAGAACATTTGTTGATTGCAGTTTGCCAGCGAGAAGGGAAGCCAGTTCAATTAGGTGTCGACATCGAACATGCAAGAAGCTCGACTAATATCGATTCGATCATGAAGCACTATTTTTCAGATAAAGAATTGGCGGATTTACTTGAACTCAGCAAAGAAAATAAGAGAGAACGGTTTTTTGATTTATGGGCGCTGAAGGAGTCGTATATCAAAGCGACGGGCAGGGGGCTAGCCACATCGTTGCGAAGTTTTTCGTTCGATTTTTCCAATCTAACTCAACAAACACTGCCAGTTTATTCGTCGGGTTTACGACCAGAGTTATGTGGCGAAATCATTGTACATAACGGAGTTGGGTTGGATGCTGCTGAACAAGGCGATGCTTCTGCTCATTGGCAATGCAGTTTAGGAAGGCTGGATAACCAGTTTCGATTTGCCGTGACGCTTGGTGGTGCAACGCTTCCTATGCAATTAGAGATGAAGTGTTTCCCCAAATCGAAGCTACTTGGCTGA
- a CDS encoding phosphopantetheine-binding protein, protein MSQPEKNTPESVDDTRLNKRLKDMPIAIVGMASMFANSRYLNKFWDLISEKIDAITEVPDTHWRPEDYYDSDRTTPDKSYCKRGGFIPEVDFNPMEFGLPPNILELTDTSQLLSLIVAKEVLEDAKLPEGYDRDKIGITLGVGGGQKIAQSLNARLQYPVLKKVFKSSGISDDDSEMLIKKFQDQYIHWEENSFPGSLGNVISGRIANRFDLGGINCVVDAACAGSLAAMRMALSELVEGRSEMMITGGVCTDNSPTMYMSFSKTPAFTTNETIQPFDIDSKGMMIGEGIGMVALKRLEDAERDGDRIYSVIKGVGSSSDGKFKSIYAPRPEGQAKALKRAYDDAGFAPHTLGLLEAHGTGTAAGDVAEFGGLNSVFSENNEEKQHIALGSVKSQIGHTKSTAGTAGLIKAALALHHKVLPPTINVSAPNPKLDIENSPFYLNTQTRPWMKRVDGTPRRAGISSFGFGGTNFHVVLEEYTPEHARGDKYRQRQVPKTLLFSAESRQALINELKQISTQAADAAFKLEALAEQHSLREVDAKHARIGLVVTDQADLQAQLTQAVSMLESQTKAHWQMPNGTSYRESALIAENGAGKVAALFAGQGSQYLNMGRELACHYPEMRQQLAQADQVFGQHKKTALSQILFPIPTFTPEATRAQEAVLTNTANAQSAIGTVSMGQFDIMTQAGFKADMVAGHSFGELSALCASGVISQDDYYQLAFARGDAMAATPEQGDSGTMFAVILDADKLPAVESCISQFEGVSIANYNAPTQLVIAGPTATVQQAAQALTEQGFKAIALPVSGAFHTPLVAHAQKPFAAAIDKASFSAPTLPLYSNATGKLHSKDAKAIKKAFKQHMLQSVRFSEQIEAMYEAGARVFVEFGPKNILQKLVEKTLADKNEELYAISINPSPKGDSDQQLRLAAVQLCVAGVSLDNIDPYQADVAEPAKASPMNIKLNATNYISPATRKKMDQSLASGNVTEKTEIVEVKVEVEKIVEKEVIKTEIVEVPVATPQASNVQQSAAPAPSAQVATAAPQSQVVQTAPATSQPTAQVTVDESSLQSFFNAQQQAAEVHQQFLAIPQQYGDTFNTLMSEQAKMATAGVAIPENLQRSMEMFHQHQAETLKAHAHYLEMQAHSNNSALNMLTQGSVQTAQPTFAAPVNAQPTIQAPATQTTPAAIVQQPVAQVQATPVQATPAPTIVAQQAPVQKAAPASQVAAQAAAPVAAQPVPVKAQPAPVAAPVAVQSADAEKVMLEVVAEKTGYPTEMLDLEMDMEADLGIDSIKRVEILGTVQDEMPNLPELNPEDLAECRTLGEIVTYMNSKMPASAPVAAQPSAAAPVQAANGLDAKVVQQTMLEVVAEKTGYPTEMLDLEMDMEADLGIDSIKRVEILGTVQDELPTLPELNPEDLAECRTLGEIVNYMNSKLPASAPVVAQTATTSVQATSGLDAAVVHKTMLEVVAEKTGYPTEMLDLAMDMEADLGIDSIKRVEILGTVQDELPTLPELNPEDLAECRTLGEIVDYMNSKLPASAPVAAQVSAPAQAVSKGLNTEQVQSTMLSVVADKTGYPTEMLDLAMDMEADLGIDSIKRVEILGTVQDQLPTLPELNPEDLAECRTLGEIVAYMNSKLGANEVPNAEAASTAAESVSNDLKPAHVQSTMMEVVADKTGYPAEMLDLAMDMEADLGIDSIKRVEILGTVQDQLPTLPELNPEDLAECRTLGEIVTYMQSKLSAVAPVATPQAQPVTPIAEAATTELPPHNEVALKKLPAADKLVDCFSKDACVVITDDGHNAGVLAEKLTANGIQVAVVRSALSAASPLNSEIASYTLNSVDDAGVTAVINDIEADLKTSNKVIAGFIHLQAIVDVKQSNEQAVNLNTDSRASLTTAFLFAKHLNGQLNTVSGRSVFFTLSRIDGGFGYLDTKQLANAELNQAALSGLTKTLSHEWSNVFCRALDADASIDARHLAEAITGELFDIDTNTVEIGLSHAENGELGRATLIAATPGAAQTKNAGAQLTKSDKVLVTGGAKGVTFECALTLARQCKSHFILAGRSKHITSQELPQWAQGTQEKELKPAAIAHLQATGDKPTPKKVDALLKPVLSSLEINAALAAFNEIGASAEYLSLDVSNHESVAKTLANFDGITGLIHGAGVLADKHIQDKTLDELNMVYGTKVGGLEAVLGGLDSSKLKLIAMFSSAAGFYGNTGQSDYSMSNEILNKAALQLSARNPQAKVMSFNWGPWDGGMVNAALKRMFTERGVYVIPLQAGAELFSSQLLNETGIQLLVGTSMQGSDNKEAAVKKLNAESVHLAKSPLNTSITVTRHLDPKALPFIQDHCIAGNPVLPTVCAIQWMREVAEQLLGVNVSVHNYKLLKGVIFDTDEVQELKLVLSSDAKSKEQLKAVISCQGRPQYQAQLQVASVQESEDVQQASEKRFEANTSAPVTTAQALYSDGTLFHGPRLQGITSVERFDDLGLLAQCQLPQIENSDCGAFIPKQGFGDSQPFAEDYLLQAMLVWARLKYGAASLPSAIGEFICYAPMHNGDQGWLELSVIKSTARSLQADISLYHQDGRLSAVMKGAKVTISKSLNDAFLPKSSSAVSKKETTKNAEKEQLS, encoded by the coding sequence ATGAGCCAACCCGAAAAAAATACACCGGAATCAGTCGACGACACTCGACTTAATAAACGCCTTAAAGACATGCCAATTGCTATCGTTGGTATGGCAAGCATGTTTGCGAACTCTCGTTACCTAAACAAATTCTGGGATTTGATCAGCGAAAAGATCGATGCCATTACTGAAGTGCCAGATACGCACTGGCGTCCAGAAGATTACTACGATTCAGATCGTACTACGCCAGACAAGTCTTACTGTAAGCGTGGTGGTTTCATCCCTGAAGTAGACTTCAACCCTATGGAATTCGGCCTTCCGCCAAATATCCTCGAACTGACGGATACGTCACAGCTGCTTTCTCTGATCGTGGCAAAAGAAGTACTTGAAGATGCCAAGCTGCCTGAAGGATACGACCGCGATAAGATCGGTATTACGCTCGGTGTTGGTGGTGGTCAGAAGATCGCTCAAAGCCTAAACGCTCGTCTTCAATACCCGGTTTTGAAAAAAGTCTTCAAGAGCAGTGGTATCAGCGACGACGACAGCGAAATGCTGATCAAAAAATTCCAAGACCAATACATCCACTGGGAAGAGAACTCATTCCCTGGCTCATTGGGTAACGTGATTTCAGGTCGTATTGCTAACCGCTTTGACCTTGGTGGCATTAACTGTGTAGTAGACGCTGCATGTGCAGGTTCTCTAGCCGCAATGCGCATGGCTCTTAGTGAGCTAGTTGAAGGCCGCAGTGAAATGATGATCACAGGTGGTGTGTGTACTGATAACTCACCAACCATGTACATGAGCTTCTCTAAAACGCCAGCATTTACCACCAATGAAACCATTCAACCTTTCGACATCGACTCAAAAGGCATGATGATTGGTGAAGGTATCGGCATGGTTGCTCTTAAGCGTCTTGAAGATGCAGAGCGCGACGGCGACAGAATCTACTCAGTGATTAAAGGTGTCGGTTCTTCTTCGGATGGTAAGTTCAAAAGCATTTACGCGCCTCGCCCTGAAGGACAAGCAAAAGCACTGAAACGTGCTTACGATGATGCTGGTTTCGCACCGCACACGCTTGGCCTTTTAGAAGCGCACGGCACAGGTACAGCAGCGGGTGACGTTGCTGAATTTGGCGGCTTAAACTCGGTATTCAGTGAGAACAATGAAGAGAAGCAACACATTGCGTTAGGCTCTGTAAAATCTCAAATTGGTCACACCAAATCAACCGCGGGTACTGCCGGTTTAATCAAAGCTGCGTTAGCACTGCACCACAAAGTACTGCCGCCAACGATTAACGTATCGGCTCCGAATCCTAAGTTGGATATCGAGAACTCACCGTTCTACCTAAACACACAAACACGTCCTTGGATGAAACGTGTCGACGGCACACCGCGCCGTGCAGGTATCAGCTCATTCGGTTTTGGTGGCACTAACTTCCACGTTGTATTGGAAGAGTACACGCCAGAACACGCTCGCGGTGACAAATACCGTCAGCGCCAAGTACCGAAAACTCTGTTATTCAGCGCGGAATCTCGTCAAGCACTGATCAATGAGCTCAAGCAGATTTCAACTCAAGCGGCAGACGCTGCGTTCAAACTGGAAGCGCTTGCTGAACAACATAGTTTGCGTGAAGTTGACGCTAAGCATGCTCGTATTGGTTTAGTCGTGACTGACCAAGCAGACCTTCAAGCGCAACTGACTCAAGCGGTTTCTATGCTTGAGAGCCAAACCAAAGCACATTGGCAGATGCCAAACGGTACTAGCTACCGTGAGTCGGCTCTGATTGCAGAAAACGGCGCAGGTAAAGTGGCAGCGCTATTTGCAGGTCAAGGGTCGCAATACCTAAACATGGGTCGCGAGCTTGCTTGTCATTACCCTGAAATGCGTCAACAGCTTGCTCAAGCGGATCAAGTATTTGGTCAGCACAAGAAAACAGCTCTGTCGCAAATTCTGTTCCCAATTCCAACCTTCACACCTGAAGCAACTAGAGCTCAAGAAGCGGTACTAACCAACACGGCCAACGCGCAAAGTGCGATTGGTACTGTGTCTATGGGTCAGTTCGACATCATGACTCAGGCTGGCTTCAAAGCAGACATGGTCGCAGGCCACAGCTTTGGTGAGTTAAGTGCACTATGTGCATCGGGTGTTATCTCGCAAGACGATTACTACCAGTTAGCTTTCGCTCGTGGCGATGCGATGGCTGCGACACCTGAACAAGGTGACAGCGGTACTATGTTTGCAGTCATCCTAGACGCAGACAAACTTCCAGCCGTTGAAAGCTGCATCAGCCAATTCGAAGGCGTGAGCATTGCCAACTACAACGCTCCGACTCAACTGGTTATTGCAGGTCCAACCGCGACGGTTCAACAAGCAGCACAAGCGCTAACAGAACAAGGCTTCAAAGCAATTGCTCTGCCAGTTTCTGGCGCTTTCCACACACCGCTTGTTGCTCACGCTCAAAAACCATTTGCTGCTGCAATCGATAAAGCTTCATTCAGCGCTCCAACGCTGCCGCTTTACTCAAACGCAACGGGCAAACTGCACAGCAAAGACGCGAAAGCGATCAAGAAAGCATTCAAACAGCACATGCTGCAATCGGTTCGTTTCAGCGAGCAAATTGAAGCGATGTATGAAGCAGGCGCGCGCGTATTCGTTGAGTTCGGTCCTAAGAACATTCTTCAAAAGCTGGTTGAGAAAACATTGGCTGATAAGAACGAAGAACTTTACGCAATCAGTATCAACCCAAGCCCTAAAGGCGACAGTGACCAACAGCTTCGTTTAGCTGCAGTTCAACTTTGCGTGGCAGGTGTTTCATTAGACAACATTGACCCTTACCAAGCTGACGTTGCTGAACCTGCAAAGGCATCACCAATGAACATCAAGCTGAATGCAACCAACTACATCAGCCCAGCTACTCGTAAGAAAATGGATCAATCATTGGCTTCGGGCAACGTCACCGAAAAGACTGAGATTGTTGAAGTGAAAGTTGAAGTCGAGAAAATCGTGGAAAAAGAAGTGATTAAAACAGAAATCGTTGAAGTACCTGTGGCTACTCCTCAAGCTTCAAATGTACAACAGTCAGCTGCCCCAGCACCAAGTGCACAAGTAGCAACAGCAGCTCCGCAATCACAAGTGGTTCAAACTGCCCCAGCGACTAGTCAGCCAACAGCTCAAGTAACGGTAGATGAGTCTTCATTGCAGTCGTTCTTCAATGCTCAACAACAAGCAGCAGAAGTACATCAGCAGTTCCTTGCGATTCCTCAGCAATACGGTGACACGTTCAACACCCTAATGTCTGAGCAAGCGAAAATGGCAACAGCAGGCGTAGCAATTCCTGAGAACCTACAGCGTTCTATGGAGATGTTCCACCAGCACCAAGCTGAAACGCTAAAAGCGCACGCTCATTACCTAGAGATGCAAGCGCACAGCAACAACTCTGCACTTAATATGCTGACGCAAGGTTCAGTGCAAACCGCACAACCAACCTTCGCTGCGCCAGTAAATGCTCAGCCAACGATTCAAGCTCCAGCTACTCAAACTACTCCAGCAGCTATCGTCCAACAGCCTGTAGCTCAAGTACAAGCGACTCCTGTTCAAGCTACGCCAGCTCCAACAATAGTAGCTCAGCAAGCTCCAGTCCAGAAAGCCGCTCCTGCATCACAAGTAGCAGCTCAAGCGGCAGCGCCTGTTGCTGCTCAACCTGTGCCAGTTAAAGCACAACCAGCTCCTGTGGCTGCACCAGTAGCAGTACAATCAGCAGATGCTGAAAAAGTGATGCTAGAAGTGGTTGCTGAGAAAACGGGTTACCCAACGGAAATGCTTGATCTAGAAATGGACATGGAAGCAGACCTTGGTATCGACTCAATCAAGCGCGTAGAGATCCTTGGTACCGTTCAAGACGAAATGCCAAACCTACCTGAGCTGAACCCTGAAGATTTGGCTGAGTGTCGTACTCTTGGTGAAATCGTTACCTACATGAACAGCAAGATGCCAGCATCAGCGCCTGTGGCAGCACAGCCAAGCGCAGCTGCTCCTGTTCAAGCCGCTAACGGTCTTGATGCGAAAGTCGTTCAACAAACCATGCTAGAAGTGGTGGCTGAGAAGACAGGTTACCCAACGGAAATGCTTGATCTAGAAATGGATATGGAAGCTGACCTTGGTATCGATTCAATCAAGCGTGTTGAGATTCTTGGTACGGTTCAAGATGAACTGCCGACTCTTCCAGAGCTAAACCCTGAAGACTTAGCTGAGTGTCGCACTCTTGGCGAAATCGTTAACTACATGAACAGCAAGCTTCCAGCTTCGGCTCCTGTAGTCGCTCAAACTGCAACAACTTCAGTTCAAGCAACTAGCGGCCTAGATGCAGCTGTTGTTCATAAGACGATGTTAGAAGTGGTCGCAGAGAAAACGGGCTACCCGACTGAAATGCTAGACCTAGCAATGGATATGGAAGCTGACCTTGGTATCGATTCAATCAAACGTGTTGAAATCCTAGGTACGGTTCAAGACGAGTTACCGACTCTTCCAGAGCTAAACCCTGAAGACCTCGCTGAGTGTCGTACTCTAGGCGAAATCGTAGACTACATGAACAGTAAGCTTCCAGCTTCTGCTCCGGTAGCGGCTCAAGTATCTGCACCAGCGCAAGCAGTATCAAAAGGTTTAAACACAGAACAAGTTCAAAGCACAATGTTGAGCGTAGTGGCTGATAAAACCGGCTACCCAACAGAGATGCTAGACCTAGCAATGGACATGGAAGCAGACCTTGGCATCGACTCAATCAAACGTGTTGAGATCCTTGGTACGGTTCAAGACCAACTACCAACATTGCCAGAGCTAAATCCTGAAGATCTCGCTGAGTGTCGTACTCTGGGTGAAATCGTTGCTTACATGAACAGCAAGCTAGGCGCTAATGAAGTTCCTAATGCAGAAGCAGCTTCAACCGCAGCAGAAAGCGTAAGCAACGACCTAAAACCTGCTCATGTTCAATCAACAATGATGGAAGTGGTTGCCGACAAAACGGGCTACCCAGCAGAAATGCTCGATCTAGCAATGGACATGGAAGCAGACCTTGGTATCGACTCAATCAAACGTGTTGAGATTCTAGGTACGGTTCAAGACCAACTACCAACGCTGCCAGAGCTAAACCCTGAAGACTTAGCTGAGTGTCGTACTCTTGGTGAAATCGTTACCTACATGCAAAGCAAGCTATCGGCAGTTGCACCAGTAGCGACTCCTCAAGCTCAGCCTGTAACGCCTATCGCAGAAGCAGCGACAACAGAACTTCCTCCACACAATGAGGTAGCGCTAAAAAAGCTACCAGCGGCAGATAAACTCGTCGATTGTTTCTCAAAAGACGCTTGTGTCGTGATCACCGATGATGGTCACAACGCCGGTGTTCTAGCAGAAAAGTTGACCGCTAACGGCATTCAAGTTGCTGTAGTGCGTAGTGCTCTTTCTGCCGCGTCACCTTTAAACAGTGAAATCGCAAGCTACACACTCAACAGCGTTGATGATGCTGGTGTCACTGCGGTTATTAACGACATCGAAGCAGACCTTAAAACGTCGAACAAAGTGATTGCTGGCTTCATTCACCTACAAGCTATCGTTGATGTTAAACAAAGCAACGAGCAAGCGGTTAACTTGAATACAGACTCAAGAGCTTCGCTAACCACAGCGTTCTTATTCGCGAAGCACCTAAATGGTCAGCTGAATACCGTTTCTGGTCGCAGCGTGTTCTTCACGCTAAGCCGTATCGATGGTGGCTTTGGTTACCTAGATACTAAGCAACTAGCGAACGCAGAACTTAACCAAGCGGCTCTATCTGGTTTAACTAAGACACTGAGCCATGAATGGTCAAACGTGTTCTGCCGTGCATTGGATGCTGACGCTTCTATTGATGCTCGTCACCTAGCTGAAGCTATTACAGGCGAACTGTTCGATATCGATACCAACACGGTTGAAATCGGCCTTAGCCATGCGGAAAACGGTGAATTGGGGCGTGCAACATTGATTGCTGCAACACCAGGTGCAGCACAAACCAAAAACGCAGGCGCTCAGCTCACCAAGAGCGACAAAGTTCTGGTAACGGGTGGCGCTAAAGGCGTGACGTTTGAATGTGCACTAACGCTTGCTAGGCAATGTAAGTCTCACTTCATTCTTGCAGGTCGTAGCAAACACATTACGTCACAAGAGCTACCACAGTGGGCACAGGGCACGCAAGAGAAAGAGCTAAAACCAGCGGCTATCGCTCACCTACAAGCAACAGGTGACAAACCAACGCCAAAAAAAGTTGATGCCTTGCTAAAACCGGTATTGAGCAGCCTTGAAATCAACGCAGCACTTGCCGCTTTCAACGAGATTGGCGCAAGCGCTGAATACCTAAGCTTAGATGTGTCGAACCATGAGTCAGTAGCGAAAACGCTGGCGAATTTTGATGGCATCACAGGTCTTATCCACGGTGCAGGCGTACTGGCTGACAAACACATTCAAGACAAAACACTTGATGAGCTGAACATGGTTTACGGCACGAAAGTGGGCGGGCTAGAAGCGGTTCTTGGTGGTCTTGATAGCAGCAAACTAAAATTGATTGCGATGTTCTCTTCGGCGGCGGGTTTCTACGGGAACACAGGCCAAAGTGACTACTCGATGTCTAACGAGATCCTAAACAAAGCGGCTCTACAACTGTCTGCGCGTAACCCTCAAGCGAAAGTGATGAGCTTCAACTGGGGACCGTGGGACGGTGGCATGGTCAACGCAGCACTAAAACGTATGTTCACCGAGCGCGGTGTGTACGTAATTCCTCTTCAGGCAGGTGCAGAGTTGTTTAGTTCTCAACTACTGAACGAAACTGGCATTCAACTGCTGGTTGGTACGAGCATGCAAGGTTCTGACAACAAGGAAGCTGCTGTAAAAAAGCTTAATGCGGAGTCTGTGCATCTTGCAAAGAGTCCGCTGAATACAAGCATCACTGTGACACGTCATCTTGATCCTAAGGCTTTGCCTTTCATTCAAGATCACTGCATTGCCGGTAACCCAGTGTTACCGACAGTGTGTGCCATCCAATGGATGCGTGAGGTGGCAGAGCAACTGTTAGGGGTGAACGTTAGCGTTCACAACTACAAACTGCTTAAGGGTGTGATTTTTGATACTGATGAAGTGCAAGAGCTAAAACTGGTTCTTTCTTCTGATGCTAAATCAAAAGAGCAGCTAAAAGCAGTGATCAGTTGCCAAGGGCGACCACAGTATCAAGCTCAGTTGCAAGTTGCCTCTGTGCAAGAGTCTGAAGATGTTCAACAAGCGTCAGAAAAGCGCTTTGAAGCCAACACTTCAGCACCTGTAACAACGGCACAAGCTCTATACAGCGACGGCACTCTGTTTCACGGACCAAGACTGCAAGGTATTACCTCAGTTGAACGCTTTGACGACTTAGGCTTACTGGCTCAGTGCCAGTTGCCTCAGATTGAAAACAGCGACTGCGGAGCATTTATTCCTAAGCAAGGTTTTGGCGATAGCCAGCCATTTGCTGAAGATTATCTGTTGCAAGCCATGTTGGTATGGGCTCGATTGAAATACGGCGCGGCAAGCCTACCGTCTGCAATTGGTGAGTTTATTTGTTACGCACCGATGCACAATGGTGACCAAGGTTGGCTAGAGCTGAGCGTAATAAAAAGCACGGCTCGTTCACTGCAAGCTGATATCTCGCTTTACCACCAAGATGGTCGTTTAAGCGCAGTAATGAAAGGTGCCAAAGTCACCATCAGCAAGAGCTTAAATGACGCATTCTTACCGAAATCTAGCTCAGCAGTGTCGAAGAAAGAGACTACTAAGAACGCAGAAAAGGAGCAATTGTCATAG